The following are from one region of the Simiduia agarivorans SA1 = DSM 21679 genome:
- a CDS encoding fibronectin type III domain-containing protein, protein MVYGAQGTRLGDLLLEKGIIDRQQLRYAIAEQVRRRAAGAEDASTALGAILVDMGYVSRWQLRRNLNWQIVLRKAAMVMVLASPLMNTACGGGGGSGEGGKGAIESPIAPPKPGISPTPTPEPTPSPVPTPAPAPSPAPTPEPTPTPAPTVTPTPPPVGLPPAPTPEPTPTPAPVPTPEPTPTPEPTPTPEPTPTPEPTPTPEPTPTPEPTPTPEPTPTPEPTPTPEPTPSPAPEGPVSVAGPVTVNWDAPATRENGDPIDVSELGGYEIRYREEGATDYTYVLVEDGYALSKYVGDLYGSYEFEVAVYDNNGLYSQFVPGRVNEP, encoded by the coding sequence GTGGTCTACGGTGCACAGGGAACCCGATTAGGCGACTTGCTGCTCGAAAAGGGCATAATTGATCGCCAACAGTTACGCTATGCCATCGCGGAGCAGGTGCGTCGTCGGGCCGCCGGTGCAGAAGATGCATCCACCGCATTGGGTGCCATTCTGGTTGATATGGGCTATGTCAGCCGCTGGCAACTGCGACGCAACCTTAATTGGCAGATTGTTCTGCGCAAAGCCGCCATGGTGATGGTGCTGGCGTCGCCCTTGATGAACACGGCCTGTGGTGGCGGTGGTGGTAGTGGTGAGGGCGGCAAGGGCGCAATAGAGTCGCCCATTGCGCCGCCTAAACCGGGCATCTCGCCCACGCCGACACCGGAACCTACACCCAGCCCGGTGCCGACTCCAGCGCCTGCACCGAGCCCGGCGCCTACGCCGGAGCCAACGCCGACTCCAGCGCCTACCGTGACACCCACACCACCACCCGTGGGGTTACCACCGGCGCCGACCCCGGAACCCACGCCAACACCTGCGCCTGTGCCAACACCCGAGCCGACGCCTACACCGGAACCAACTCCCACACCGGAGCCGACTCCCACGCCGGAACCGACTCCCACGCCGGAACCGACTCCCACGCCGGAACCGACTCCCACGCCGGAGCCGACTCCCACGCCGGAACCGACGCCTACACCCGAGCCGACTCCCAGCCCGGCGCCTGAAGGGCCTGTGTCTGTCGCCGGACCCGTTACCGTCAATTGGGATGCGCCTGCGACGCGGGAAAACGGAGATCCTATCGATGTCTCGGAGTTGGGCGGGTATGAAATCCGTTATCGTGAGGAAGGCGCCACCGATTACACCTACGTATTGGTCGAGGATGGTTACGCGTTATCCAAATACGTCGGTGACCTGTATGGCAGCTACGAGTTTGAAGTCGCGGTGTACGATAATAACGGCTTGTACAGTCAGTTTGTGCCCGGGCGGGTCAATGAACCATAA